The following coding sequences lie in one Vibrio sp. ED004 genomic window:
- a CDS encoding bifunctional diguanylate cyclase/phosphodiesterase — protein MTQHTHNSMIDTERIGRLLKLEGIDLLESAVLTLHQTFGTQYTSIIEKKYFPDQTVPLVIAHSDHVLHDKINARHGHIYQQAVNQRHPDCSFAQYVIQSLPTSAFRQEITSQNSIAIPTRTQSGEVMGVLFSTFTSPLSPDQQNDVIKHHQLFADIIIHTLREMWFNDRSEQLVNQLSYEVSHDSLTGLLNRSCLSDTLESITQQSVTPFTLALLDINSFKAINDMYGNYIGDKVLQFVAETLRRTLPESNLTFRTAGNEFAFITYHSDPIAVCEQILAKIKQGYSSVDIKIDFDISIGIASSDGDNKDVEQIIFNTSLALKECKHSQDTHIQCYDTHLRVRYQRKTELVAALRSELENPISQSYIPDSNGMYVVVQPIVGQGETQWEYFEVLTRWKTARHGDISPVEFIQVAEESGLIVELGERIIELVCRAKTTLEQGLGYKVKLGINCSAHELTDSKRYISYLTRTIEQHHFKANEFVIELTETVLLSPTQETKSALNFLRGQGFTIALDDFGTGYSSLNYIHSYPIDCIKIDATFIRDLLTSSTSESVVWLIVQLAHRLDVSLVAEGVEKREQLEKLHAMGCDKIQGYLYSPPMRPEAIVSYVAHSEPLV, from the coding sequence ATGACTCAACATACCCACAACAGCATGATAGATACAGAGCGCATTGGGCGTTTACTTAAGTTGGAAGGTATCGACCTTTTAGAGTCGGCTGTGCTCACGTTGCACCAAACATTTGGTACTCAATACACCAGTATCATTGAGAAGAAGTACTTCCCAGACCAAACGGTTCCCTTGGTGATTGCCCATTCCGACCATGTACTGCATGACAAGATCAACGCGCGTCATGGTCATATCTACCAACAGGCGGTGAATCAACGTCACCCAGATTGTTCGTTTGCGCAATATGTCATTCAGTCGCTTCCTACGTCGGCGTTTAGGCAGGAAATCACCTCACAAAACTCGATCGCAATTCCTACTCGTACCCAAAGTGGTGAGGTCATGGGAGTGCTGTTCTCAACGTTCACCTCTCCTCTTAGCCCAGACCAACAAAATGATGTGATCAAGCACCATCAGCTATTTGCTGACATCATCATCCACACGCTAAGAGAGATGTGGTTCAATGATCGCTCTGAACAACTGGTAAATCAGCTGAGTTACGAGGTATCACACGACAGCTTAACTGGTTTGTTAAATCGCAGCTGCTTATCCGATACCTTAGAATCAATCACTCAACAGAGTGTTACCCCTTTTACGTTGGCCTTACTCGATATCAATAGCTTCAAAGCCATTAATGATATGTACGGTAATTATATTGGTGACAAGGTGCTGCAGTTTGTCGCAGAAACATTGCGCCGAACTTTACCTGAAAGCAACCTGACTTTTCGAACTGCGGGTAATGAGTTCGCCTTCATCACCTACCATTCCGACCCGATAGCCGTGTGCGAACAAATACTGGCCAAAATTAAACAAGGCTACAGTAGCGTTGATATCAAGATAGATTTCGACATCAGCATCGGAATTGCCAGTTCGGATGGAGACAACAAAGACGTTGAGCAGATAATCTTCAATACCAGCTTGGCGCTTAAAGAGTGTAAACACAGCCAAGATACCCATATTCAATGTTATGACACTCACTTAAGAGTTCGTTACCAAAGAAAAACCGAGCTAGTCGCTGCGCTACGAAGTGAACTGGAAAACCCAATTTCACAAAGCTATATCCCCGACAGCAATGGCATGTACGTGGTGGTACAGCCAATTGTGGGTCAAGGTGAAACGCAATGGGAGTACTTCGAGGTACTGACTCGCTGGAAAACAGCCAGACATGGTGACATCTCACCCGTAGAGTTTATTCAAGTGGCTGAAGAATCGGGGCTGATTGTCGAATTAGGCGAACGCATTATTGAACTGGTGTGCCGCGCTAAAACCACACTAGAGCAAGGTTTAGGCTATAAGGTTAAGCTTGGAATCAACTGCTCTGCGCATGAGCTTACTGATTCGAAACGTTATATCTCCTACCTGACTCGGACCATTGAACAGCACCATTTTAAGGCGAATGAGTTTGTTATCGAGTTAACCGAAACAGTTCTGTTATCGCCAACACAAGAGACTAAATCCGCTCTTAACTTTCTGAGAGGACAAGGCTTCACGATTGCCCTCGACGACTTCGGTACAGGCTACTCCAGTTTGAATTACATCCACAGCTACCCTATCGATTGCATTAAAATTGATGCGACCTTTATTCGAGACTTGTTGACTAGCTCGACCTCAGAGAGCGTAGTGTGGCTGATTGTTCAATTGGCCCATAGGCTCGATGTATCTTTGGTTGCGGAAGGGGTTGAAAAACGTGAGCAATTAGAAAAACTGCACGCGATGGGATGTGACAAGATCCAAGGTTACCTCTACTCACCTCCAATGCGACCTGAAGCTATCGTTAGCTATGTCGCGCACTCAGAGCCTTTAGTTTAA
- a CDS encoding LysR family transcriptional regulator: MDWILNVKSYVRVVEEGSFNGAARKLNTTSSAISKRVNWLEERIGTQLLKRTTRSISQTEAGALFYQRAKDQLDNWQSIIDETRSVNQTPAGLLKIGATIAVGSKFLVQYMDDFLEKYPDIKVQLITTTPGQLPELGLDLVISRELEQLNSLSFKKTPLFEHRASFYAAPSYLAKYGYPTCEQDLEQHNSLIWGERPTREVALTKGQRITLNGNFATTNPEALFHAAKRGMGVLLTIKAMIKEDLKQGTLVPVLPNITADEVMVYAYYPKLDYSHTRTKLFLDHLKERLDRERSTQIL, translated from the coding sequence ATGGATTGGATTCTCAACGTAAAAAGCTACGTTAGAGTGGTTGAAGAAGGCAGTTTTAATGGCGCTGCGCGTAAACTCAATACCACCAGCTCAGCAATTAGCAAAAGAGTAAACTGGCTAGAAGAACGCATCGGCACTCAACTTTTAAAGCGCACCACTCGCTCAATTAGCCAGACCGAAGCAGGCGCACTCTTCTATCAAAGAGCAAAAGATCAACTCGACAATTGGCAGTCGATCATTGATGAAACTCGCTCGGTCAACCAAACCCCTGCGGGCTTGCTAAAGATAGGCGCGACCATTGCGGTTGGCTCTAAGTTTCTTGTGCAATACATGGACGACTTCTTAGAAAAGTACCCTGATATTAAGGTTCAACTCATCACCACTACGCCCGGTCAATTACCCGAGCTTGGTTTGGACTTGGTAATCAGTCGTGAACTAGAACAACTCAACTCATTAAGCTTCAAAAAAACGCCATTGTTCGAGCATAGAGCCAGCTTCTATGCAGCACCAAGCTATCTCGCCAAGTACGGCTACCCCACTTGTGAGCAAGATTTAGAGCAACACAACTCGTTGATTTGGGGAGAGCGTCCGACCCGTGAAGTAGCACTCACCAAAGGGCAGCGAATCACGTTAAACGGTAACTTTGCCACTACCAATCCAGAGGCGTTATTTCATGCGGCGAAGCGTGGGATGGGCGTGTTGTTAACCATCAAAGCGATGATCAAAGAAGATCTAAAACAAGGGACATTAGTTCCAGTATTGCCAAATATAACAGCAGACGAAGTGATGGTTTACGCGTACTACCCTAAGCTTGATTACTCACACACTCGAACCAAGCTGTTTTTGGACCACCTCAAAGAGAGGCTGGATCGAGAGCGAAGCACTCAGATTCTGTGA
- a CDS encoding succinylglutamate desuccinylase/aspartoacylase family protein, producing MKTEYLGDVLQGRQVIGSLNVEDLHVGEHQFWFQVTSDGLGQPKNMPVSVFKGSQDGPKLMITAGIHGDELNGVLAAQQIIRDLVGKTLKGTVTIVPTVNLSGLLNHSRDFISSDPGSCPANLNRLFPGDAHGLAAERFVASLWERLLKHNATFAVDLHTQTRGAVYPLYVFADYRIEQCLNMARLMQPDCVLNDPGDPGILETVWNRSGIPSITVEVGMGKFTQPDMIQRAVDGVLNMLSYYEMLEVDGQDPSEEKQLPSMDWIEGNNVVSIRADIGGFVLPQVELLQSVEQDDLLAIQYDAFGNECRRYHAPSSGRVLSYNVDALREPGALVCRLLS from the coding sequence ATGAAAACAGAGTACTTAGGCGATGTTTTACAAGGTAGACAGGTTATTGGCTCCTTGAATGTTGAAGACTTACATGTTGGAGAGCATCAGTTTTGGTTTCAAGTGACCAGTGATGGACTCGGCCAACCTAAAAACATGCCGGTTTCTGTTTTCAAAGGCAGCCAAGATGGCCCTAAGTTGATGATCACAGCAGGTATTCACGGCGATGAACTGAACGGTGTATTGGCTGCTCAGCAAATTATCAGAGATTTGGTGGGAAAAACACTGAAAGGTACGGTGACAATTGTACCTACGGTGAACTTATCCGGTTTGTTAAATCACAGTCGTGACTTCATCTCTTCCGATCCGGGTTCATGCCCTGCAAATCTCAATCGCCTCTTTCCCGGTGATGCTCACGGACTAGCAGCAGAGCGCTTTGTTGCGTCACTTTGGGAGCGCTTACTCAAGCACAATGCCACCTTCGCCGTTGACCTTCATACCCAAACTCGCGGTGCAGTATACCCACTTTATGTGTTTGCAGATTATCGGATAGAGCAATGTTTAAACATGGCGAGGCTGATGCAACCCGACTGTGTACTTAATGATCCTGGCGACCCTGGAATTCTTGAAACGGTTTGGAATCGCAGTGGTATACCTAGCATCACCGTAGAAGTAGGGATGGGGAAGTTCACTCAACCTGACATGATTCAAAGAGCGGTAGACGGCGTTTTGAATATGCTTTCCTATTACGAGATGCTTGAGGTCGATGGACAAGATCCGTCAGAGGAAAAGCAACTGCCGAGCATGGATTGGATTGAAGGTAACAATGTCGTGTCTATTCGAGCTGATATTGGTGGTTTTGTACTGCCTCAGGTCGAGCTTTTGCAAAGCGTGGAGCAAGATGATCTGTTAGCCATTCAATATGATGCGTTCGGCAATGAATGTCGTCGTTATCATGCGCCATCTTCTGGTCGTGTACTCAGTTATAACGTGGACGCATTAAGAGAGCCGGGGGCGTTGGTGTGCCGTTTATTGAGCTAG
- a CDS encoding DsbA family protein, translated as MKKHLISALILSSLMSTNAFAELSKEQTQQLEEINQFLKENPSTISGLHTSLEQYVAGQEQAKKAQAESHDWLYNNDAHPITGNPDGKSVIINFTDYNCPFCKRLEKGLVKLASENSDIKIINVYLSFKQQQVSGLNTNAALYAMKVWKDNPEAFPEVDRLLMAKSGSHTKSSLQAVAKKTGTEAQLETTTEQSNTLMTNHQTFSALGLTGTPTLMMNGQVLPGYVPYDRLKDIVDDAF; from the coding sequence ATGAAAAAACATCTGATTAGCGCACTGATTTTAAGCTCACTAATGAGCACCAATGCCTTCGCTGAACTAAGCAAAGAACAAACCCAACAACTTGAAGAAATTAATCAGTTTCTGAAGGAAAACCCTTCGACTATATCGGGTTTGCATACCAGCCTAGAGCAGTATGTGGCCGGCCAAGAACAAGCGAAGAAAGCACAAGCAGAAAGCCATGATTGGTTGTACAACAATGACGCTCACCCAATAACGGGTAACCCTGACGGCAAATCGGTAATCATCAACTTCACCGACTACAACTGTCCTTTCTGTAAACGCTTGGAGAAAGGCTTGGTTAAACTAGCCTCTGAAAACAGTGACATCAAGATCATCAATGTCTACCTGTCGTTTAAGCAGCAACAAGTGAGCGGCCTTAATACCAATGCAGCGCTATACGCGATGAAAGTATGGAAAGACAACCCAGAAGCTTTCCCTGAAGTCGATCGATTACTGATGGCGAAAAGCGGCAGTCACACAAAATCGTCACTGCAAGCGGTAGCGAAAAAAACAGGTACTGAAGCGCAGTTAGAGACAACGACAGAACAAAGCAACACGTTAATGACTAACCACCAAACCTTTAGCGCACTCGGCTTAACAGGTACACCAACGCTAATGATGAATGGTCAGGTATTACCGGGGTATGTGCCTTACGACCGACTAAAAGACATTGTGGATGACGCTTTCTAA
- a CDS encoding porin, with translation MKKAVLASAVVAALVSGSSLAATVYSSDGTELKIGGRAEFRGDFIGSGGEEIEGTMENKSRFRLNVGGTTEITSDLSGFGFYEAEQSVKSSADNSKTENFKQRYMYAGFEGNFGAVSVGRQDTAAAQISEMSDVTIYSGDQKAFINAGDEQINNTFVYAYDADALSLKASLIAGEDKDTDGYGISGIYTLPMGLGFGLGYSGNDNGTGNGSATALIAGINYKMDALYLGATYTMGDLDDKAKTEFSGVEVAAKYKLTDQFELAGLYQKQEKDVTQNLTVDTADFFELTGTYKFNKSIRTYVAYQLNNLDDFKVAGLEKQSEDSLRLGLRYDF, from the coding sequence ATGAAAAAGGCAGTTCTAGCTTCTGCAGTGGTAGCAGCACTAGTTTCAGGTTCATCTCTAGCAGCAACAGTTTACAGCTCTGACGGTACTGAGCTTAAGATTGGCGGTCGTGCTGAATTCCGTGGTGACTTCATTGGTTCAGGTGGTGAAGAAATCGAAGGTACAATGGAAAACAAAAGCCGTTTTCGTTTGAATGTTGGTGGTACTACAGAAATCACTAGCGACCTATCTGGTTTTGGTTTCTACGAAGCAGAACAAAGCGTAAAATCTTCTGCTGATAACAGTAAGACTGAAAACTTTAAGCAACGTTACATGTATGCAGGTTTTGAAGGTAACTTCGGCGCAGTATCAGTAGGTCGTCAAGATACAGCTGCAGCTCAAATATCAGAAATGTCGGATGTTACTATCTACTCTGGTGACCAAAAAGCATTCATCAATGCAGGTGACGAGCAAATCAATAACACGTTTGTATACGCTTACGACGCAGACGCACTTTCTCTTAAAGCAAGTTTGATTGCTGGTGAAGACAAAGATACTGACGGTTACGGTATCTCTGGCATTTATACACTACCTATGGGCTTAGGTTTCGGTCTTGGTTACTCAGGTAACGACAACGGTACTGGTAATGGTTCAGCTACAGCATTGATTGCTGGTATTAACTACAAAATGGATGCTTTATACCTAGGTGCTACCTACACAATGGGTGACCTAGACGACAAAGCAAAAACTGAGTTCTCTGGTGTGGAAGTTGCTGCTAAGTACAAGCTAACAGACCAATTTGAACTGGCAGGTTTGTACCAAAAACAAGAAAAAGACGTGACACAGAACTTAACTGTAGACACAGCTGACTTCTTTGAGCTGACTGGTACTTACAAGTTCAACAAATCTATCCGTACATACGTTGCTTACCAATTAAACAACCTAGACGACTTTAAAGTTGCAGGTTTAGAAAAACAAAGTGAAGACTCTCTTCGCTTAGGTTTACGCTACGACTTCTAA
- a CDS encoding multidrug effflux MFS transporter gives MSQSTFKKTPLLLAMMIIATGQVGVSIYLPALPLIATDLSVTQVDVQLLVTLFLVGFGLSQLFYGPMSDAVGRRPIFLLGQGVYLIGTVVCFAFSDNMTALEVGRLLQGLGAGSASVLGRSVLRDSYDGPQLTKALSYISLTASIMPIIAPVFGGWISFHLGWQAVFLFVLLYLLAIFTLGYFVLHETLPYGKSRFEVSQVVKNYGRLLTNRQVISSASYNWMSYMASLVSLSLFPFLMQEQLGLTAAEYGSLMIVPSAGLLIGSVALNILNRRFSTPQLMSLAILIILASGSWLLTHELSIFNLVWAFTWLAIAQGISFPLSISMLLEPHKKQAGAVSALSGSIQMCLAGLLGGYLVESWVTTHLQLGVFYLIIGAGMGSVLWSSARMNKKADNAEVEFS, from the coding sequence TTGAGCCAATCGACCTTTAAAAAAACGCCATTACTGTTAGCAATGATGATCATTGCGACGGGACAAGTGGGTGTCAGCATCTACTTGCCAGCACTGCCGCTGATTGCTACTGACTTAAGTGTTACCCAAGTGGATGTGCAACTGCTCGTCACACTGTTTCTTGTGGGTTTCGGCTTATCGCAGCTGTTTTATGGACCGATGTCCGATGCGGTGGGAAGAAGACCTATTTTCTTGTTAGGTCAGGGTGTTTATTTGATTGGTACTGTCGTTTGTTTTGCTTTTTCTGACAACATGACTGCGTTGGAAGTAGGTCGATTACTGCAAGGATTAGGGGCGGGCAGTGCCTCGGTGCTAGGGCGAAGCGTACTTCGTGACAGTTATGATGGCCCTCAGCTGACTAAAGCCTTGTCCTACATTTCCCTAACGGCTTCGATCATGCCGATCATTGCACCTGTATTTGGTGGCTGGATTTCATTCCACCTTGGTTGGCAGGCTGTGTTCCTTTTCGTTCTATTGTATTTATTGGCGATATTCACATTGGGTTACTTCGTGTTGCATGAGACTCTGCCATATGGGAAGAGCCGTTTTGAAGTAAGCCAAGTGGTAAAGAACTACGGACGCTTGTTAACGAATCGCCAAGTGATAAGCAGCGCCAGCTATAACTGGATGAGTTATATGGCGAGTTTGGTATCGTTATCTCTATTCCCATTTTTAATGCAGGAGCAACTAGGGCTGACAGCGGCTGAATATGGATCTTTGATGATTGTGCCTTCGGCAGGATTGTTGATTGGTAGCGTGGCGTTGAACATACTCAATCGTCGATTCAGTACGCCTCAGTTAATGAGCCTCGCGATTTTGATTATACTGGCGTCTGGCTCTTGGTTGTTAACACATGAACTCTCCATCTTTAACCTAGTGTGGGCATTTACTTGGCTGGCGATCGCACAGGGTATTTCTTTCCCTCTTTCTATCAGCATGTTGTTGGAGCCCCACAAGAAGCAAGCGGGCGCGGTGTCTGCTCTATCCGGTTCGATTCAAATGTGTTTGGCGGGTTTGCTAGGTGGATACTTGGTTGAAAGTTGGGTTACGACTCATCTACAACTTGGCGTGTTCTATCTTATCATCGGCGCAGGTATGGGCAGCGTGCTTTGGTCTTCAGCGAGAATGAACAAGAAAGCGGACAACGCGGAAGTAGAATTCAGCTAA
- a CDS encoding DMT family transporter, producing the protein MSQHHPIQGASWMLTAGLAFALINSLTQIASIHFGLTSTTVAVIQYSIALFAILPYLKTLGIRRALKTDNLKLHVFRVFLSVIGIQLWIWALAYPVPIWQGIALLMTSPLFATIGSGLFLKEKVGAARWGATLAGFAGAMVILEPWAEDFSWATLLPVGAAFFWACYSLMVKKLSSQDSPSTMVVYLLLLITPFNILLAVPDWQMPSGGTIWAILIVIGVMTALAQWAIVKAYSVADASFVQPFDHAKLPLNVLAGWLVFSWVPPGRLWLGAAIIIASVAFITHWETKKPTKVKKV; encoded by the coding sequence ATGTCACAACACCATCCGATCCAAGGCGCTAGCTGGATGCTAACCGCAGGTTTAGCCTTTGCTTTGATCAACAGCCTAACTCAAATCGCTAGCATTCATTTCGGACTGACTTCTACTACCGTTGCCGTCATTCAGTATTCAATCGCATTGTTCGCTATCCTTCCTTACCTGAAAACGTTAGGAATTCGCCGCGCACTAAAAACTGATAATCTCAAGCTACACGTATTCCGTGTCTTCCTATCAGTTATTGGTATCCAACTTTGGATTTGGGCTCTGGCTTACCCTGTGCCGATTTGGCAAGGCATAGCCCTTCTTATGACTTCGCCACTGTTTGCAACCATAGGTTCTGGTCTCTTCCTAAAAGAGAAAGTTGGCGCAGCTCGTTGGGGTGCAACCTTGGCAGGCTTTGCAGGTGCTATGGTCATTCTCGAACCGTGGGCTGAAGATTTTAGCTGGGCGACGTTGCTACCCGTTGGTGCAGCTTTCTTCTGGGCATGCTACTCACTGATGGTGAAAAAGCTCTCTTCACAAGACAGCCCTTCAACCATGGTGGTTTACCTTCTGCTATTGATTACACCATTTAACATCTTACTGGCCGTTCCTGATTGGCAAATGCCAAGTGGCGGCACTATTTGGGCTATCTTAATCGTTATCGGTGTTATGACAGCATTGGCTCAGTGGGCTATTGTAAAAGCGTACTCGGTGGCTGATGCTTCTTTCGTTCAACCGTTTGATCACGCGAAATTACCACTTAATGTCTTGGCTGGTTGGCTGGTATTCAGTTGGGTTCCACCAGGTCGTTTATGGCTAGGGGCTGCGATTATCATTGCGTCTGTTGCGTTCATTACCCATTGGGAAACGAAAAAACCGACGAAAGTTAAGAAAGTTTAA
- a CDS encoding glutaredoxin, with protein sequence MKKPVKITLYRWAGSWGPFKVNIPCGECTLTKDILKDTFENELADVDVELEVKDWLSHWWEPLKLGSWHAPILVVEGKVVSQGEALNRGVLVQSVIKEWTKRDSLKGNIVYGKATCPFCVKAKKMLDEAGVEYTYHDVVKDSAALYRMIPEVKAHIGEKTPVTVPQIWLDGKYIGGADNLEAWMKENGLDSIPNNVVDLSNQSAS encoded by the coding sequence ATGAAGAAACCAGTCAAGATTACACTATACCGTTGGGCAGGCAGCTGGGGTCCATTTAAAGTAAACATCCCATGTGGAGAATGTACCCTTACCAAAGACATTCTTAAGGATACTTTTGAGAATGAATTGGCTGACGTTGATGTCGAACTAGAAGTGAAAGATTGGTTATCTCACTGGTGGGAACCGCTAAAACTAGGTTCTTGGCATGCGCCTATCCTTGTTGTTGAAGGCAAGGTTGTTAGCCAAGGTGAAGCACTCAATCGTGGTGTATTGGTTCAATCAGTAATCAAAGAGTGGACCAAACGAGACAGCCTAAAAGGCAATATCGTTTATGGCAAAGCGACCTGCCCATTCTGTGTGAAAGCTAAGAAAATGCTTGATGAAGCGGGTGTCGAATATACCTATCACGATGTCGTTAAAGACAGTGCTGCCTTATATCGCATGATTCCAGAAGTGAAAGCACACATTGGTGAAAAAACACCGGTGACCGTTCCTCAGATCTGGCTTGATGGCAAATACATCGGCGGAGCAGACAACTTGGAAGCATGGATGAAAGAAAATGGTCTAGATTCCATTCCAAACAATGTGGTCGACTTATCCAATCAATCGGCAAGCTGA
- a CDS encoding MFS transporter: MKQTQRELLGTGRLLLMSSAVSATAANLYYNQPILPKIGTELGLSSEQLGSIPAAGQIGYAAALLFLSPLGDKLPRKQLISILSVLLVFSSLVASNASSLLAMVLACFAIGLSANITQQLIPFAASLSTPETKGRVIGTLMTGLTVGILLSRTVSGFVGEQYGWRAVFIMSAVLASLFGVLLYVFLPSNKPTNNMPYLKLVASMATLVKQHAILRKSALTGALWFASFNALWATLALHVSEAPFNYNAQQAGLFGVVALAGVIGAKVSGAIVSKFGSRKMINMALVLIVVGFAVSGMFGDHLMGLIAGIILIDLGVFSAQVSNQVRVFSIDPQAQSRINGIYMLGYYLGGAFGSFAGVLSFEHFGWHGVAVFSALMVVASLVVNNRKDKGAAIQAELSV; encoded by the coding sequence ATGAAACAAACTCAAAGAGAATTATTAGGCACAGGTCGTTTACTGTTAATGTCTAGTGCAGTATCTGCAACAGCTGCCAACCTTTACTACAACCAACCAATATTGCCGAAAATTGGTACTGAACTGGGTTTATCAAGTGAACAGCTCGGCTCTATTCCTGCTGCGGGTCAGATAGGATATGCAGCGGCATTATTGTTTCTCTCGCCATTAGGGGATAAGTTACCGCGTAAGCAACTCATCTCGATTCTCTCTGTATTACTTGTTTTCTCTTCATTAGTGGCTTCAAACGCTTCCAGTTTGTTGGCAATGGTGCTTGCTTGTTTTGCTATTGGTCTTAGCGCCAATATTACTCAACAACTCATCCCTTTTGCGGCCTCTTTAAGCACACCTGAAACTAAAGGTCGAGTAATCGGTACCTTAATGACCGGTTTAACTGTTGGTATTTTGCTTTCTCGTACAGTCAGTGGCTTTGTAGGAGAGCAATATGGCTGGCGCGCGGTGTTTATTATGTCTGCCGTTTTAGCATCATTGTTTGGTGTATTGCTTTACGTGTTTTTACCGTCCAATAAACCGACCAACAACATGCCTTATCTAAAGTTAGTAGCGAGCATGGCGACGTTAGTAAAACAGCATGCGATTTTACGAAAATCAGCGCTGACTGGTGCGTTGTGGTTTGCTTCTTTTAATGCGCTTTGGGCAACGTTGGCACTGCACGTAAGTGAAGCTCCGTTCAATTACAACGCTCAACAGGCGGGTTTATTCGGTGTGGTGGCACTGGCAGGTGTGATTGGTGCAAAGGTATCTGGCGCGATTGTGAGTAAGTTCGGCTCTCGCAAGATGATCAATATGGCGTTAGTTTTGATTGTGGTTGGCTTTGCGGTTTCAGGTATGTTCGGCGATCACTTAATGGGTCTCATTGCTGGCATCATTTTAATCGACTTAGGTGTGTTCAGTGCACAGGTCTCTAACCAAGTTCGCGTGTTTTCTATCGACCCGCAAGCGCAAAGTCGTATCAATGGTATTTACATGCTGGGTTACTATTTAGGTGGCGCGTTTGGTTCGTTTGCTGGCGTGTTGTCGTTTGAACACTTTGGTTGGCATGGCGTTGCGGTATTCAGTGCTCTGATGGTCGTCGCAAGCTTGGTGGTTAACAACCGAAAAGACAAAGGCGCTGCGATTCAGGCGGAGCTTAGTGTCTAA
- a CDS encoding LysR family transcriptional regulator, whose protein sequence is MEIKVLRSFVAVATHRSFSRAAKELHTVQPAISRHITSLEDELGVKLFFRTSREVTITAAGSRLLQDALHLIEQTESTKQAVIQAASGVVGSLKIGYLGGATLGFLPALVRNYLQHNPNIDVGLYEMTVSEQIEALEKHDIDIAFSRVLPAGFEDSYISTNIYTDKLVAAVSITHPLANRNEINLSELKYDPFVVFEREQAVGLFDSIITQCQMSGFSPNIKKQPNQMQAVLTQVAAGLGVTIVPYSVKDLRFDECSFISIRSNQAIDSKPVEIPLVMTHHRHTLSPTARVFAELVYSEIDNIRRKMT, encoded by the coding sequence ATGGAAATCAAAGTGCTTCGTAGTTTTGTGGCCGTAGCAACCCACCGTAGTTTTTCGAGGGCAGCGAAAGAGCTGCATACGGTACAGCCTGCTATTAGTCGCCACATTACCAGTCTTGAAGATGAGTTGGGTGTTAAGCTTTTCTTCCGCACATCGCGAGAAGTCACGATTACCGCTGCGGGTTCAAGGTTGTTGCAAGATGCGCTCCATCTGATTGAACAAACCGAGAGCACCAAACAAGCCGTCATCCAAGCCGCCTCAGGTGTGGTAGGTAGCCTCAAGATAGGGTATCTAGGAGGAGCAACGCTCGGCTTTCTTCCTGCTTTAGTTCGAAACTATCTCCAACATAATCCAAATATCGATGTCGGTTTGTATGAAATGACCGTGTCTGAGCAAATTGAAGCGCTTGAGAAACATGACATTGATATCGCTTTCTCGCGCGTTTTGCCTGCTGGTTTCGAAGATAGCTATATATCGACCAATATCTACACCGACAAACTGGTGGCAGCGGTTTCTATCACGCACCCTTTAGCAAATCGGAATGAAATCAATCTCAGCGAACTAAAGTATGACCCTTTTGTTGTGTTCGAGCGCGAGCAGGCTGTTGGGCTATTTGACTCGATCATTACTCAGTGTCAAATGTCAGGCTTCTCACCCAACATCAAAAAACAGCCGAATCAGATGCAGGCCGTGCTTACTCAGGTCGCTGCTGGGTTAGGGGTGACCATTGTGCCTTATTCGGTAAAAGACCTTAGGTTCGATGAATGTTCATTTATCTCTATTAGATCCAATCAAGCTATTGATTCAAAGCCCGTTGAGATCCCTTTGGTCATGACGCATCATCGGCATACTCTCTCCCCAACGGCTCGAGTGTTTGCCGAACTTGTATACAGCGAGATTGATAATATCCGTCGTAAAATGACCTAA